From Cheilinus undulatus linkage group 17, ASM1832078v1, whole genome shotgun sequence, one genomic window encodes:
- the pgam2 gene encoding phosphoglycerate mutase 2, with product MAAVHRLVIVRHGESAWNQENRFCGWFDADLSEKGVEEAKRGALAIKEAGLKFDVCYTSVLKRAVKTLWTIMEGTDQMWLPVIRTWRLNERHYGGLTGLNKAETAEKHGEEQVKIWRRSFDIPPPPMDKDHPYHKIISESRRYKNLKPGELPTCESLKDTIARALPFWNDVIAPEIKAGKNVIIAAHGNSLRGVVKHLEGMSDAAIMELNLPTGIPIVYELDADLKPVKPMSFLGDEETVKKAMEAVAAQGKAKK from the exons atggcTGCTGTCCATCGTTTGGTGATCGTCCGCCATGGTGAGAGTGCCTGGAACCAGGAGAACCGTTTCTGCGGCTGGTTCGACGCTGACCTCAGTGAGAAGGGTGTGGAGGAGGCTAAACGTGGAGCCCTGGCTATCAAGGAAGCAGGCCTCAAGTTTGATGTGTGTTACACGTCTGTGCTGAAGCGCGCTGTGAAGACACTGTGGACCATCATGGAAGGCACAGACCAGATGTGGCTGCCTGTGATCCGCACCTGGCGTCTGAATGAGCGTCACTATGGAGGCCTCACCGGTCTCAACAAGGCCGAGACAGCTGAGAAGCACGGGGAGGAGCAGGTGAAGATCTGGCGCCGTTCCTTTGACATCCCACCTCCACCCATGGACAAGGACCACCCTTACCACAAAATCATCAGCGAG TCACGTCGCTACAAGAATCTGAAGCCTGGTGAGCTCCCTACCTGTGAATCACTAAAGGACACCATCGCCCGCGCCCTGCCTTTCTGGAATGACGTTATTGCCCCTGAAATTAAGGCGGGAAAGAATGTAATCATCGCTGCCCATGGCAATAGTCTGCGTGGTGTTGTCAAGCACTTAGAGG GTATGTCTGACGCAGCCATTATGGAGCTGAACCTGCCAACAGGAATTCCAATTGTATACGAGCTGGACGCAGACCTGAAGCCTGTTAAGCCTATGTCCTTCCTCGGTGATGAGGAAACAGTAAAGAAGGCCATGGAGGCCGTAGCAGCCCAGGGAAAAGCCAAGAAGTAA
- the nefla gene encoding neurofilament light polypeptide: MSSIGYDPYYSSSSYRRWYVEAPQRVVMTRGRTHSVYSSHASPMSSSRLQYSSPSRVLLSSSSPASSLELELSQAAQISSEFRTIRTQERSQLQELNDRFAGFIERVRELEQQNRALEAELMLLRQRHTEPSRLRALYEQEARALRAAVEEARAEQQAALGQRERLEQTLTALQARYEEEVLAREEAEGRLMDMRREADQAALAKAELEKSIETLLEELAFLKRIHEGEVAELQAQVQLGVQVAVESEAATPDLSGALRDIRSQYERLAARNMQAAEEWFKGKVGSMTETVAQHSDAVRSSKDEAGEYRRQLQTRLLEIDACRGLNESLEKQLHEMEEKQSAEIAAMQDTIGELEGELRGTKQEMARYLKEYQDLLNVKMALDIEIAAYRKLLEGEESRFNVGLAGGVSSLYSHSFSAPAFARPVLSSLSSGTSYLMTSRLLSSSVSTTEGIISASQAQQAEAGPPAEEEEQEEKEEEKEEEEKEEEKEEEAEEEGGEEEVKEEGEEEEDKEAEGGEETEEAKEEEEKEEGEGGEEEGEKGEEEEDEAKEGAEEAKEGEEGGDEEEQKEEVTEAAEDEGEKDDKGEEEKEEKEEAQEEAAAEDTDDKAEEAKEDVKDEKEEATKSEEKEDKTDAKKEDKEDAKPDKEKEKAAPKPDDKADTKKEKVEEKAAKPEAAEEKSTKEKK, encoded by the exons ATGAGTAGCATTGGATATGACCCCTACTACTCCTCCTCGTCATACAGACGCTGGTATGTCGAGGCTCCCCAACGTGTAGTGATGACTAGAGGGAGGACCCACTCCGTCTACTCCTCACATGCTTCCCCAATGTCCTCTTCCCGTCTGCAGTACTCCTCTCCCAGCCGGGtgctgctctcctcctcctcgccGGCCTCTTCCCTTGAGCTGGAGCTCAGCCAGGCAGCCCAGATCAGCTCGGAATTCCGCACCATTCGCACGCAGGAGCGCAGCCAGCTTCAGGAGCTCAATGACCGCTTTGCTGGTTTCATCGAGAGGGTGCGTGAGCTGGAGCAGCAGAACCGAGCCCTGGAGGCAGAGTTGATGCTGCTGAGGCAAAGGCACACTGAGCCATCCCGTCTGAGAGCACTGTACGAGCAGGAGGCCCGGGCTCTGAGGGCAGCTGTAGAAGAGGCCAGGGCAGAGCAGCAGGCTGCCCTAGGACAGAGAGAGCGGCTGGAGCAGACCCTGACAGCCCTGCAGGCTCGGTatgaggaggaggtgctggCTCGGGAGGAGGCCGAGGGCAGGCTGATGGATATGCGACGTGAGGCCGACCAGGCTGCTTTAGCCAAGGCTGAGCTGGAGAAGAGCATCGAAACTCTGCTGGAGGAGCTGGCTTTCCTTAAGAGGATCCATGAGGGAGAGGTGGCTGAGCTTCAGGCCCAGGTCCAACTGGGTGTCCAAGTGGCAGTGGAATCTGAAGCTGCAACCCCTGACCTCTCCGGGGCTCTCAGGGACATCCGGTCTCAGTATGAAAGGCTGGCTGCAAGGAACATGCAGGCAGCAGAGGAATGGTTCAAAGGAAAGGTGGGATCCATGACTGAAACCGTAGCCCAGCACAGTGATGCAGTGAGAAGCTCCAAGGACGAAGCAGGAGAGTACCGACGCCAGCTCCAGACCCGGCTGCTGGAAATCGATGCCTGCAGAGGCCTCAATGAATCCCTGGAAAAACAGCTGCATGAgatggaggagaaacagagtgCTGAGATTGCTGCTATGCAG GACACCATTGGAGAGTTGGAAGGGGAGCTGAGAGGCACTAAACAGGAGATGGCACGCTACCTGAAAGAGTACCAGGATCTCCTGAATGTCAAGATGGCTTTGGATATTGAGATTGCTGCATACAG GAAGCTCCTGGAGGGCGAGGAGTCTCGCTTCAATGTGGGTCTGGCTGGGGGCGTGTCCTCTCTGTACAGCCACAGTTTTTCAGCACCTGCCTTTGCCCGACCCGTCCTCTCCAGCCTGAGCTCTGGCACCTCCTACTTGATGACATCACGCCTGCTCAGCTCCAGCGTCAGCACTACAGAGGGTATCATCTCTGCTAGCCAAGCCCAGCAGGCTGAAGCCGGCCCAcctgcagaggaggaggagcaggaagaaaaggaggaggagaaggaggaggaggagaaggaggaggagaaggaggaggaggcagaggaagagggaggggaggaggaggtaaaggaggaaggagaggaggaggaggacaaggaagcggagggaggagaggagacagaggaggcaaaggaggaagaagaaaaggaggaaggagagggaggagaggaggagggtgagaaaggagaggaagaagaggacgAGGCTAAAGAAGGAGCTGAGGAGGCaaaagaaggagaggagg GTGGTGATGAAGAGGAGCAAAAGGAGGAGGTGACAGAGGCAGCTGAAGATGAAGGAGAGAAAGACGAcaaaggagaagaggagaaggaagaaaaagaagaagcacaagaagaggcagcagcagaagacaCTGATGATAAAGCTGAGGAGGCCAAAGAAGACGTAAAAGATGAGAAGGAAGAAGCAACAAAGAGTgaagagaaagaagacaaaactgatgccaaaaaagaagacaaagaagacGCCAAACCCGacaaagagaaggagaaagcTGCCCCAAAGCCAGATGACAAAGCTGACACCAAAAAGGAGAAAGTGGAGGAAAAAGCAGCTAAACCTGAGGCTGCTGAAGAGAAGAGCACAAAGGAGAAAAAGTAA